A genomic segment from Myxocyprinus asiaticus isolate MX2 ecotype Aquarium Trade chromosome 36, UBuf_Myxa_2, whole genome shotgun sequence encodes:
- the LOC127426658 gene encoding carbohydrate sulfotransferase 15-like yields MNCNNYTTKRSSKRPVLLKVDGGCLRLFDIHDDMPHLCSSSHCIRHSKLCGFILVCVITACYVLSGERKSLLITPAAHTLHSEDCLESVCADAVTQLLQNIRTKVTFKRRMLPDVTELRRRETHMFSVIPQNFLAHVKNPCWFEEQRGDVTADPYTSNLYSRYSRQMRVVFQYLKSVFRERLILRDGKLARLRCLPHFYIIGQPKCGTTDLYERLKLHPDVRATALKEPHWWSRKRFGIIRPGEGLHSRFPVEDYLDLFDVAAHQIQKRLQQNSSSNIIIGDASASTMWDNNAWLYLHDNNTEAEPPSLIQDFIHVLQPDARFIVILRDPVERLYSDYLYFGTSNKSSDDFHEKVFESLQMFDVCLQHASLRACVYNSTLNNAMSVRLQVGLYVMYVLDWLSVFSREQLLVLRLEDHASNPSRSMNRIFRFLQIGAVSKQRWREITKRPASNTRRMSDRNLGPMRPVTRELLEQFYAPFNQKLSEVLQDESFLWDSRSEHA; encoded by the exons ATGAACTGCAACAACTACACAACCAAACGCTCCAGCAAGAGACCAGTGCTGTTGaag GTGGACGGCGGTTGTTTGAGACTGTTTGACATTCATGATGACATGCCACATCTGTGCAGTTCTTCACATTGCATCCGTCACTCTAAATTGTGCGGCTTCATCCTGGTCTGCGTCATCACAGCGTGTTACGTGTTGTCCGGCGAGAGGAAGAGTCTGCTGATCACTCCTGCGGCGCACACGCTGCACTCTGAGGACTGTCTGGAGTCTGTCTGCGCAGACGCAGTCACTCAGCTGCTGCAGAACATCAGAACTAAAGTGACGTTCAAGCGTAGAATGCTTCCTGACGTCACAGAGCTGCGCAGACGTGAGACTCAC ATGTTCTCAGTGATTCCACAGAACTTTCTAGCACATGTTAAAAACCCGTGCTGGTTTGAGGAGCAGCGTGGAGACGTGACCGCAGATCCGTACACATCAAACCTGTACAGCCGCTACTCCAGACAGATGCGTGTGGTCTTCCAGTACCTGAAGAGTGTGTTCAGAGAGCGCTTAATACTGCGTGATGGCAAACTCGCTCGCCTGCGCTGTCTGCCTCACTTCTACATCATCGGTCAGCCCAAGTGCGGCACGACGGATCTGTACGAGCGGCTCAAACTGCATCCTGACGTCCGGGCCACGGCACTCAAAGAACCGCACTGGTGGAGTAGAAAGAGATTCG gaaTCATTCGTCCTGGTGAAGGTCTTCACTCTCGATTTCCAGTGGAGGATTATCTGGACCTGTTTGATGTCGCTGCTCATCAGATACAGAAGAGACTTCAGCAAAACTCCAGCAGCAACATCATCATCG gtgatgcaAGCGCGTCCACCATGTGGGACAACAACGCCTGGCTGTATCTCCATGACAACAACACAGAGGCGGAGCCTCCGTCACTCATTCAGGACTTCATTCACGTGCTGCAGCCTGACGCCCGATTCATCGTTATACTGAGGGACCCTGTGGAGAG GTTGTATTCAGATTATTTATACTTTGGCACGTCTAATAAATCATCAGATGATTTCCATGAGAAAGTGTTTGAATCTCTGCAGATGTTTGATGTGTGTCTGCAGCACGCTAGTCTGAGAGCCTGCGTGTACAACAGCACACTAAACAACGCCATGAGT GTGCGTTTGCAGGTGGGCTTGTATGTCATGTATGTTCTGGACTGGTTGTCTGTGTTCTCTCGTGAGCAGCTCTTAGTTTTGCGTTTGGAGGATCACGCTTCAAACCCGTCCCGCAGCATGAACAGAATCTTCCGTTTCCTGCAGATAG GAGCCGTGTCGAAGCAGAGATGGAGAGAAATCACTAAACGACCAGCGTCAAACACCAGACGTATGTCTGACAGGAATCTGGGGCCGATGCGTCCGGTCACACGAGAGCTGCTCGAGCAGTTTTACGCTCCGTTTAACCAGAAACTGTCTGAAGTTCTGCAGGACGAATCGTTTCTGTGGGACAGTCGCTCTGAACACGCGTGA